A region of the Mesoterricola sediminis genome:
ACGCCCCGGACGGCGGGGGAGGCCAGGTCGGCCAGAGGGACCTGGACGCGGGTCTCGTGGTCCCATCCCAGGCGCCCGTTGAGGCGGCGGAGGCGGAGGAGGAGGTCCCCGTGCCCGAGGCCGGGCAGGAAGGGTGTGGCGGCCTCCAGGGCCTCCCCGCGGTCGTGGTAGGCCTGGCGCCCGCCCTCGTCGTTGAAGCGGGGGCCGCCCAGGAGCGCGGGGTCGCTTCCCAGGGCGGGGTCCCAGGCCAGCCCGCAGCAGGCGGCGGCCACCTCCGCAGCCCAGGCCCAGGGGCCGGCGCCCGCCGCGCCCGTGCGGGCATCGGCGGGCGGGGCGGCCATGAGGCCGAGGGCGATGCCCTCGACCCGGTTGCGGAAGGCCGGGTAGCGCAGGGTGCCCCAGTCCGGGGCGGTGAGGGCCGGCCGCTCCTGGAGCCGCGCGGCGCGCTGGATCAGGAGGTCCCGGAGCGTCTCCAAGGAGGCCTATTCCTCCATCATCTCGCTGATGCTGCGGCCGCCGTGGATCCGCAGGATCGCGTCGCCGAACATGGAGGCGGTGGAGAGCACCTTCAGGTTGGGGATCTGGGCGGCCTTCTCGGCGGGGATGGGGATGGTGTCGGTGACCACGAGCTCGTCCAGGCCGGCCTCCTGGAGCCGGGTGATGGCGGCGCCGGAGAACACGGCGTGGGTGGCCCCCACCCGGACGCGCCGCACCCCGAAGCCCCGCAGGATCCGGGCGGCCTCCTTGATTGAGCCGCCGGTGGCGATCTCGTCGTCGAAGATGATGCAGTCCTTCCCGACCACCTCGCCGATGAGGGCGGTGGACTGGGCGGACTCGCTGTCGTCGACCCGGCGCTTGTCGATGATGGCCATCGGGAGGCCGAGGCGCTTGGCGAAGTGCCCGGCGATCTTGCCGGCGCCGGCGTCGGTGGCGACCACGACCGAGTTGGAGAGGTCGGAGTGGCGGAAGTGGTTCACGAGCACCGGCGTGGCCAGGAGCTGGTCCGCGGGCACCCGGAAGAAGCCGAGGATCTGCGGGGCGTGCAGGGTCATGGTGAGCACCCGGTCCGCGCCCGCGGTCTGGAGGAGGTCCGCCATGAGGCGGGCCGTGATGGAGATGCGCGCCTCGTCCTTCTTGTCGCTGCGGGCGTAGGGATAGTAGGGCAGGACGGCGGTGATCCTGGCGGCGCTGGCGAACTTCAGCGCGTCGATCATGATGAGCGTCTCGATGAGGTTGTCGCTCACCGGGGGGCAGCTGGTCTGGATGACAAAAACGTCCGACTCGCGGACGTTCTCGTCGATCTTGACCTTGATGTTCTCGTTGGAGAACCGGGTGATCCGGGATTTTCCAAGCTGCATCCCGATATGGCTGGCTATGCCCGCCGCCAGGGTAGGATGACTCGAACCCGAAAAGACCTTCATTTCTCCGAACATGTTTCCCCCAAGGGCCATTTTACCGCCCCGGGGGACCCTCCCACAACCCGCCTAGACTTTTCCGCCGCCGACCCGCTCGATCCGGGCGCCCAGGCCCTGGAGCTTCCGCTCGAGGCCGGCGTAGCCGCGGTCGAGGTGGTAGATCCGGTCTACGGTGGTCTCCCCTTCGGCCACGAGCCCGGCGATCACCAGGGTGGCCGAGGCCCGCAGGTCCGTGGCCATGACGGTGCATCCGGTCAGGGCGCTGGGGCCGGCGATGATGGCGGTGCCGCCGTCGATGCGGAGGTTGGCCCCCAGGCGCTCCAGCTCCATGGCGTGCTGGAACCGGTTCTCGAAGATGGTCTCCCGGATCACCGAGATCCCCGAGGCCTGGGTCATGACCGCCATCACCTGGGCCTGGAGGTCGGTGGGGAAGCCGGGGTAGGGTGCGGTGGCGACGTCCTTGGCCCGGAGCTTCTGGCCGCATTCGCGCTGGATGCGCAGGTTGAGCCCGTCCTGGCCCTCGCGCTCGGTGAAGACGCAGCCGCACCGCTCCAGGAGGTCGATGATGGACCGGATCTGGCCCGGGACGACGCGCTCCAGCAGGACGTCCCCGCAGGCCGCGGCGACGGCGCAGAGGAAGGTCCCGGCCTCGATGCGGTCGGGGATGACCCCGTGGTCGCAGCCGCCGAGGGCGTCCACCCCGTGGATGACGAGGGTGGGGGAGTCGATGCCTTCGATGCGGGCCCCCATCTCGGTCAGCATCGCGGCCAGGTCCCCGATCTCGGGCTCCTGGGCGGCGTTGCGGAGCGTGGTGGTCCCCTGGGCGAGGCAGGCCGCCATGAGGATGTTCTCGGTGGCGCCCACGCTGACCTTCTCGAAGGTGTGGTCGATGGCCTTGAGGCGCCCGGCGGGGACGTGGGCCTCCACGTAGCCCTTGTCGATCTGGATGACGGCCCCCATGCGCTCGAGGGCCTCCAGGTGCAGGTTGACGGGCCGCGCGCCGATGGCGCAGCCGCCCGGCAGGGAGACGCTGGCCTTCCCGTAGCGCGCGAGGAGGGGCCCGAGGACCAGGATGGAGGCCCGCATGGTCTTCACCAGGTCGTAGGGGGCCCGCAGGGACCCCGAGCCCACCCCCGCCGCGTCCAGGGTGGCGGTGAGCTCGTAGCCGGGCTCGTCCTTCTCCACCGCGGCCTCGCAGCCGAGGGCCTGCAGCACGCGGATCATGGTCCGGATGTCCGAGACCGCGGGCAGGTGCCGGAGGGTCACGGGCTTCGAGCCGAGCAGGGCCGCGGCGATGCAGGGGAGGGCGGCGTTCTTGGCGCCGGAGACGGTGACGCGCCCCCTCAGGGGGATCCCTCCTTGAATGACCAGCCTGTCCATCGACACTCCCGTTGACCTTCCAGCTTAAACTGAAGCCCATCCCGGAGCGAACCTTGCGCCTTTCCGTCGCCATGATCGTCAAGAACGAGGCCGAGGTCCTGGGCCGGTGCCTGGAATCCGTCCGGGGGCTCTGGGACGAACTCCGGGTCCTGGACACGGGCTCCACGGACGGGACGGCGGAGGTCGCCCGGGGCTTCGGGGCCGTGGTGGAGGACTTCCCCTGGACCGGCGACTTCTCCGAGGCCCGCAACGCCTGCATCGCCCGGTGCTCGGGGGACTGGATCCTCGTGCTCGACGCCGACGAGGCGCTGGACCCCGCCGACCATGGGGCCCTGCGCGCCGCCCTGGAGCGTCCCGGGGCCCAGGCCTACAGCCTGCCCATCCGCAACTACCTGCCCGGGGGCGCCTTCGTGGGCATGGACGGCCAGGCCCGGCGCAACGACGGGCGCTACCGCACCGGGGCGGGCCACAGCCACTTCTACCTCCAGCATGCGGTCCGGCTCTTCCGGTCCCAGGCGGAACCCCCCTACCGGGGCCGGGTGCACGAGATCGTCGAGCCGTGGTTCGAGGCCCGGGGCCTCCCCATCGCCGACCTGGACGTGGCGGTCCACCACTTCGGCAAGGTGGACCCCGCCCGGGACCGGCTGAAGCAGGACGCCTACTTCCGGCTGGCCCTGGCGGAGGCCGCGGAGGACCCGGAGAACCTGCAGGTCCAGTACAACGTCATCCAGGAGGGCCTCATGGTGGAGGCCTGGCCGGAGGTGCTGGCCGCCGCCGAGCGGTTCCGGGCCCGGGCCCCCCGGGCCCCAATGCTCGTTTGGTTGGGCGGTGGCCTCGCCCTCCAGGGCCTGGGGCGGGACGCCGAGGCCCTGGCCTGGTTCGAGGCCATCCTCGCCCAGTCCCCCGCCCATGCGCCGGCCCTCGCCGCCCGGGCCGAATCCCGGCGCCGCCTGGGGCGCGCCGAGGAGGCCCTCGCCGACCTCCTGGCGGCCATGGAGGCGGACCCCGCCTACACGGCACCCTTCCTCCGCCTCGCCGCCCAGTTGGAAGCGGGGGGCGACACGGCCTCCGCCCGCCAGGTGCTGGAGGCGGGCCTGGACCAGAACCCGGCGGACATCCAGCTTTGGGAGGCCCTGGTGGGCCTCTCGGCGCGCATTCGCGACCCCCGGGTGGCCGGCGACGCCTGGAACGCCCTGCGGGCGGCGCCCACGGGCGGGGCGACGATCTGGCACCAGATCGTCATCCAGGCCCTCCTGGCGGCCGGCGAGCCCCGGGACGCCCGGACCGTCCTGGACCTGGGGCTGGCGGCCTTCCCCGGCCATCCGGAGCTGGTGGCCCTGGCCGGACGGATGGCTAGCGTCGAAGGTTCCTGAGGCGCGCCAGGATCTCCGCGTCGCCGGGGCGGGCTTCGGGGTCCTTGGCGCAGAGGGCCTCGACCAGGGCCTGGACCCCGGGGGGGAGGCCGGGCCGGAGCGCGTCCAGGTCCGGGAGGGGGTCGAAGCGGTGGGCCTCGAAGACCTGGAAGGGGTTTTCCCCCTGGAAGGGGGGGTGGCCGGCCAGCATCTCGAAGAGCACCAGGCCGAGGGCGTACCGGTCCGCGGCGGGGCCGACGCTGGGGTGGCTGATGCTTTCGGGCGCGCTGTACGTGGGGGTGCCCATGAAGACCGAGGTCTGCTTGCCGCTCCCCTGGAGGCGGGCGATGCCCAGGTCCATGACGACGGCCCCGGCCTGGGCCAGCATGATGTTGGCGGGCTTGAGGTCCCGGTGGACGACCCCCCGGTCGTGGGCGTAGGCCAGGGCGGCGGCCACTTCTTCGGCCGTGCGGAGGGCCTCGGGCAGGGGCAGGGGCCCCCCGCGGAGGCGCGCCTCCAGGGTGGTGCCGGGCACGAAGGGCATGGCCAGCCAGGGCGTCCCCGTGTCCGGGCCCGGGTCCAGGATCCGGACGAGGCCCGGGTGATCCAGCAGGGCGCCGAGGGCGGCCTCCCGGCGGAAGCGGGCGAGGAATTCCGGGTCCCGGGCGAGGTGGGGGTGGGGCACCTTGAGGGCGACCTCCTGGCCCGTCTCCCGGTGGACGCCCCGGTAGGCGGTGGCGGTCCCCCCGCGCCCGAGGACGGCCTGGGCGCGGTAGGGGCCGAAGCTGCGGCCCAGGTTGGGATCGTCGGCGTCCTCCGGGATGGGCGGCGCCGGCTCCGGGGGCCGCGCCGGGGGCCGCCGGCGCGTGACGAACCAGCCGCCTGCGAGGAGCAGGCCCGCGAAGGCGCCCAGGGGCCAAGGCCAGCGGGCCGGGCGGGGCCGGGGCACCGGGGTGGGGGCCGGGGTGGCCGGAGCGGGGGGGACCGGGCGCTCCGGGACGGGGGCCGCCGCACGCAGGACCGGGGCCGGGGTGGGCCGGGGCTGGGGGCGGGCTTGGGGGGCCGGGAGGTCCGGCGCCGGCGCCGGGTCCCGGAGGGCGGCCTGGGGCCGGGTCCGGGGCGTGGCCGGCGGGTCGGCGCGCGGGGACGCGGGCCGTTGGACCTCGGGGGGAGGCGCCACGTCCGTACGTTTGGCTGGCGTGGGGGGGGTCTGGAGGGCCCGCAGCCGGGCGCGCAGGGCCTCCCGCGGCCGGGGCGGTTCGAGGCCCAGCCGTTCGCTCTCCGCCAGGGCGCGCTCGGCGGTGGCCGCGTCCCCCAGGGCCAGGGCCGATTCGGCCAGGCGCAGGTAGGGATGGTAGATGGGCAGGAAATTGAGGCCGTAGGTGTGGACGCGCTCGCCGGGACGCGGTTCCATGGCGGCGGCCCGCTGGAAGGCCTTCACCGCCAGGGCGTGGTCCCCCCGGGCCTGGGCCGCGAGGCCGTCCTGGTAGGCCGAGTGGAAGGTGGGCCACGACTGGGCGGACAGCACGGCGCAGAGGGTGTACGGCAGAAGCCGGAAGCCCGGTCCCCGTCGGTGCGCCATCGAACCTCCCTCGCATGGACCCGCCCGAATGATCGCACGGAAAACCCCCGGGCCGGGGCCCGGGGGCGGGGATCACCGGGGCGACGTCAAGTCGCGCCCTACTGGTA
Encoded here:
- a CDS encoding ribose-phosphate diphosphokinase encodes the protein MFGEMKVFSGSSHPTLAAGIASHIGMQLGKSRITRFSNENIKVKIDENVRESDVFVIQTSCPPVSDNLIETLIMIDALKFASAARITAVLPYYPYARSDKKDEARISITARLMADLLQTAGADRVLTMTLHAPQILGFFRVPADQLLATPVLVNHFRHSDLSNSVVVATDAGAGKIAGHFAKRLGLPMAIIDKRRVDDSESAQSTALIGEVVGKDCIIFDDEIATGGSIKEAARILRGFGVRRVRVGATHAVFSGAAITRLQEAGLDELVVTDTIPIPAEKAAQIPNLKVLSTASMFGDAILRIHGGRSISEMMEE
- the murA gene encoding UDP-N-acetylglucosamine 1-carboxyvinyltransferase; translated protein: MDRLVIQGGIPLRGRVTVSGAKNAALPCIAAALLGSKPVTLRHLPAVSDIRTMIRVLQALGCEAAVEKDEPGYELTATLDAAGVGSGSLRAPYDLVKTMRASILVLGPLLARYGKASVSLPGGCAIGARPVNLHLEALERMGAVIQIDKGYVEAHVPAGRLKAIDHTFEKVSVGATENILMAACLAQGTTTLRNAAQEPEIGDLAAMLTEMGARIEGIDSPTLVIHGVDALGGCDHGVIPDRIEAGTFLCAVAAACGDVLLERVVPGQIRSIIDLLERCGCVFTEREGQDGLNLRIQRECGQKLRAKDVATAPYPGFPTDLQAQVMAVMTQASGISVIRETIFENRFQHAMELERLGANLRIDGGTAIIAGPSALTGCTVMATDLRASATLVIAGLVAEGETTVDRIYHLDRGYAGLERKLQGLGARIERVGGGKV
- a CDS encoding tetratricopeptide repeat-containing glycosyltransferase family 2 protein, giving the protein MRLSVAMIVKNEAEVLGRCLESVRGLWDELRVLDTGSTDGTAEVARGFGAVVEDFPWTGDFSEARNACIARCSGDWILVLDADEALDPADHGALRAALERPGAQAYSLPIRNYLPGGAFVGMDGQARRNDGRYRTGAGHSHFYLQHAVRLFRSQAEPPYRGRVHEIVEPWFEARGLPIADLDVAVHHFGKVDPARDRLKQDAYFRLALAEAAEDPENLQVQYNVIQEGLMVEAWPEVLAAAERFRARAPRAPMLVWLGGGLALQGLGRDAEALAWFEAILAQSPAHAPALAARAESRRRLGRAEEALADLLAAMEADPAYTAPFLRLAAQLEAGGDTASARQVLEAGLDQNPADIQLWEALVGLSARIRDPRVAGDAWNALRAAPTGGATIWHQIVIQALLAAGEPRDARTVLDLGLAAFPGHPELVALAGRMASVEGS
- a CDS encoding serine/threonine-protein kinase, which translates into the protein MAHRRGPGFRLLPYTLCAVLSAQSWPTFHSAYQDGLAAQARGDHALAVKAFQRAAAMEPRPGERVHTYGLNFLPIYHPYLRLAESALALGDAATAERALAESERLGLEPPRPREALRARLRALQTPPTPAKRTDVAPPPEVQRPASPRADPPATPRTRPQAALRDPAPAPDLPAPQARPQPRPTPAPVLRAAAPVPERPVPPAPATPAPTPVPRPRPARWPWPLGAFAGLLLAGGWFVTRRRPPARPPEPAPPIPEDADDPNLGRSFGPYRAQAVLGRGGTATAYRGVHRETGQEVALKVPHPHLARDPEFLARFRREAALGALLDHPGLVRILDPGPDTGTPWLAMPFVPGTTLEARLRGGPLPLPEALRTAEEVAAALAYAHDRGVVHRDLKPANIMLAQAGAVVMDLGIARLQGSGKQTSVFMGTPTYSAPESISHPSVGPAADRYALGLVLFEMLAGHPPFQGENPFQVFEAHRFDPLPDLDALRPGLPPGVQALVEALCAKDPEARPGDAEILARLRNLRR